One genomic window of Arvicola amphibius chromosome 4, mArvAmp1.2, whole genome shotgun sequence includes the following:
- the Rasgef1c gene encoding ras-GEF domain-containing family member 1C: MPRTLSASDMVTPGSFSPPPTESTEGEQAGQPLLDGAPSSASLDTLIQHLVPTADYYPEKAYIFTFLLSSRLFIEPRELLARVCHLCIEQQQLDKPVLDKARVRKFGAKLLQLLAEWTETFPRDFEEESTIGHLTDVVGRIAPCDETYGNRMHQLLQTLHQKLASLGQGPEGLVGADKPISYRTKPPASIHRELLGVCSDPYTLAQQLTHVELERLRHIGPEEFVQAFVNKDPLEGTKPRFNDKTNNVEAYVKWFNRLCYLVATEICMPAKKKQRAQVIEFFIDVARECFNIGNFNSLMAIISGMNMSPVSRLKKTWAKVKTAKFFILEHQMDPTGNFCNYRTALRGAAHRSLTAHSSREKIVIPFFSLLIKDIYFLNEGCANRLPNGHVNFEKFLELAKQVGEFITWKQVECPFEQEPSITHYLHTAPIFSEDGLYLASYESESPENQTEKERWRSLRSSILGKT, encoded by the exons ATGCCCCGGACACTGAGTGCCTCCGACATGGTCACCCCGGGCAGCTTCAGCCCACCTCCCACAGAGTCCACAGAAGGCGAGCAGGCTGGACAGCCCCTCCTAGATGGAGCTCCATCTTCAGCCTCTCTGGACACCCTGATTCAGCACCTAGTGCCCACAGCCGATTACTACCCCGAG AAAGCCTACATCTTCACCTTCCTGCTGAGCTCGCGTCTCTTCATCGAGCCCCGGGAGCTCCTGGCTCGGGTGTGCCACCTGTGCATAGAGCAGCAACAGCTCGACAAGCCGGTGCTGGACAAG GCCCGAGTCCGGAAGTTTGGTGCCAAATTGCTCCAGTTGTTGGCTGAGTGGACTGAAACCTTCCCACGGGACTTTGAAGAGGAGTCCACCATCGGACACCTGACAGACGTGGTGGGCCGCATCGCCCCCTGTGACGAG ACCTACGGGAACAGgatgcatcagctcctgcagaCTCTGCACCAGAAACTGGCATCACTTGGCCAGGGGCCAGAAGGCCTGGTAGGGGCGGACAAGCCCATCTCGTACAGGACCAAGCCACCAGCCTCCATCCACAGGGAACTCCTAGGTGTCTGCAGTGACCCCTACACGCTGGCCCAGCAACTGACCCATGTGGAGCTG GAGCGATTAAGACACATTGGACCTGAAGAATTTGTCCAGGCTTTTGTGAACAAGGACCCCCTGGAGGGCACAAAG CCCCGCTTCAATGACAAGACGAACAACGTAGAGGCCTATGTGAAGTGGTTCAACCGGCTGTGCTATCTCGTAGCGACTGAAATCTGCATG CCAGccaagaagaagcagagagcacaggtgATCGAGTTCTTCATTGACGTGGCCCGCGAGTGCTTCAACATCGGCAACTTCAACTCCCTCATGGCCATTATCT CCGGCATGAACATGAGCCCTGTCTCCAGGCTGAAGAAGACTTGGGCCAAAGTGAAAACAGCCAAGTTCTTCATCCTAGAG caCCAGATGGACCCCACGGGGAATTTCTGCAACTATAGGACAGCCCTGCGTGGGGCAGCTCACCGCTCGCTGACtgctcacagcagcagagagaag ATTGTCATCCCCTTCTTCAGCCTGCTCATCAAGGACATCTACTTCCTCAATGAAGGCTGTGCCAACCGCCTTCCCAATGGGCATGTCAACTTCGAG AAGTTTCTGGAACTGGCCAAACAGGTTGGAGAGTTCATCACCTGGAAACAAGTGGAATGTCCTTTTGAGCAAGAGCCCAGCATCACTCATTACCTGCACACTGCCCCCATCTTCAGCGAGGACG GTCTGTATTTGGCTTCCTATGAGAGTGAGAGCCCAGAGaaccaaacagaaaaggagaggtggagGTCTCTAAG ATCTTCTATTCTGGGGAAGACATGA